One region of Propionispora vibrioides genomic DNA includes:
- a CDS encoding DeoR/GlpR family DNA-binding transcription regulator, whose protein sequence is MLASERRVYIMKNLYQKGIINIKDIARELNISEITVRRDFEKMELEGKLKRVQGGAALEEALENAELTMQNRLSVHVPKKRLVSEAAADLVQDGDHVFVDAGTTMAPLLDILLLKPVKIVTYNSLIVRNMPNPVAEMFVVGGKYLPHYSMFVGASAQDMLKQFRFNIAFLGCSGVDVEEGVVYTTEMESLLMKKIALERAEKQYLLLDDSKLEKHGFLKFTDLSGFTGIICNRIDNKPYIEKVMWV, encoded by the coding sequence ATGCTTGCATCGGAACGCAGGGTCTACATAATGAAAAACCTGTACCAAAAGGGCATCATCAATATAAAAGATATTGCCCGTGAATTGAATATTTCTGAGATTACTGTACGTCGTGATTTTGAAAAAATGGAATTGGAGGGAAAATTAAAACGTGTTCAGGGTGGAGCTGCGTTGGAAGAGGCTCTGGAAAACGCGGAACTTACCATGCAGAATAGGCTTTCGGTGCATGTCCCTAAGAAGCGTCTGGTAAGTGAGGCGGCTGCCGATTTAGTACAAGATGGTGATCATGTTTTTGTTGATGCGGGAACAACCATGGCCCCGTTGTTGGATATCCTTCTGTTGAAACCTGTGAAAATTGTAACCTATAATTCACTGATTGTCCGAAACATGCCGAATCCAGTGGCGGAAATGTTTGTCGTTGGAGGGAAATATCTTCCTCATTATAGTATGTTTGTCGGGGCGTCGGCACAGGACATGCTAAAGCAGTTCCGCTTTAACATTGCATTTTTAGGATGTTCCGGTGTTGACGTTGAAGAAGGAGTAGTATATACAACCGAGATGGAAAGTCTTTTGATGAAAAAAATAGCTTTAGAGAGAGCGGAGAAACAGTATCTTCTGCTTGATGATAGTAAATTGGAAAAGCACGGATTTCTGAAGTTTACGGATTTATCAGGTTTTACAGGTATTATATGTAACCGAATAGATAACAAGCCATATATTGAAAAAGTTATGTGGGTATAG
- a CDS encoding N-acetylmannosamine-6-phosphate 2-epimerase, which translates to MKTTDPKKRAILESLKGGLIVSCQVQHDEPIFTDDIVVKMAEAAQWAGAVGIRANMPEQIRAIKSKVKLPLIGLWKIWHNDTDVFITPTLEAAKAVWDAGAEIIALDCTEQTTHEKTKAYELLPIVKKEIPEAIIFADVSTSDEARRAIELGADIIAPTLYGYTAQTKHIEQPDMRDFAKMCREFGDQAYVMMEGHVYTPEDAMKCIFLGAHSVVVGSAITRPHLIAKRFVDLLTGYQNNWRDAERSSH; encoded by the coding sequence ATGAAGACAACTGATCCAAAGAAAAGAGCGATTCTTGAATCTCTAAAGGGTGGTCTGATTGTGTCTTGTCAAGTTCAACATGATGAGCCAATTTTTACAGATGACATAGTCGTAAAAATGGCAGAAGCAGCTCAATGGGCTGGTGCAGTAGGTATCCGGGCAAACATGCCGGAGCAGATCCGTGCTATTAAATCCAAGGTTAAATTGCCATTAATTGGTCTTTGGAAAATCTGGCACAATGATACGGATGTTTTTATAACCCCTACTTTAGAGGCGGCCAAAGCGGTATGGGATGCCGGCGCAGAGATCATTGCACTGGATTGTACCGAGCAAACTACCCATGAGAAGACAAAAGCTTACGAACTTCTCCCGATAGTAAAAAAAGAAATTCCTGAGGCTATAATTTTTGCTGATGTTTCTACCTCTGACGAAGCAAGGCGTGCTATTGAACTTGGGGCGGATATCATAGCTCCGACATTGTACGGTTATACTGCACAAACCAAACATATTGAACAGCCCGATATGCGCGATTTTGCTAAAATGTGCCGTGAATTTGGTGATCAGGCTTATGTGATGATGGAAGGCCATGTGTACACGCCGGAAGATGCGATGAAGTGCATTTTTCTTGGAGCTCACTCGGTGGTAGTTGGCAGTGCAATTACACGGCCCCATTTGATTGCCAAGCGATTTGTTGACCTTCTAACAGGTTACCAAAACAATTGGCGCGATGCAGAACGCAGCAGCCACTAA
- a CDS encoding pyruvate formate lyase family protein: MAKLNVEVTQNAEISKKIPCEKPVLVQLAIMEQYTETHRKSANLSKEMREVECLKVLYPTLFREIEDGDLFIGRTDFLPIGFGCVTSVGGVGHYCVFSKLRKFQKELPDAEKPRVDALYNYWLDHDTKTLYCKDVLTDTTVGAFIDCEYPMIATARLSGMMLDYRKLMDLGIDGLRKEIKQCMVKSPENTFYQALLSCLDLFVVSAVYLQKMAERHMSNASSKRQKELKRIIDSLEVVKTDKPHNFHQALQLFWLFALLAGVINYGRMDDVLGPYLAKDLEEGRMNEQEAYDCIKSLWTMIENRRTTVNGRIIVGGRGRRNPKEADVFLRIAMKVAYDCRYVEPQFTLRFDKNTPEDIIDMALDCLGVGATYPTLYNDDVNIPAVQFGMRVDEQTAEQYVPFGCTEFVIQGQSTGTPNVCLNLLKLLTITLNEGIDPMDGQYKAGQVVIPPVSEFTTFEALYQCYKRLLDYYIELSIKAQMHSYKVMNDQVSFLFTSMLMDDCIDRGKALLDGGVRYLGGTNETYGNINTSDSLVAIKHLVYDTGKYTLEQIVKATRANFAGYENIRKDCLACDKYGNDLDTADDLAVDLYNHVAMGVRDSGIKAGMQYYLIVISNNQVNTEWGRRTAASPDGRLTGMYMNPANNPQGGADKNGPTAMLNSLAKFDPKYHGGSVQNIKFTRRMFKENRQVIKALFKTYFEKGGCHLMVTVLDKGVLEDAVKRPELYPNLLVRVSGFSAVFVNLAPDIQQEVMSRVLYD; this comes from the coding sequence ATGGCAAAACTGAATGTCGAGGTAACCCAAAATGCCGAGATTAGTAAAAAGATCCCTTGTGAAAAGCCTGTTTTAGTTCAATTGGCCATTATGGAGCAATATACTGAGACACATCGTAAGTCTGCTAATCTTTCCAAAGAAATGAGAGAGGTCGAGTGCCTCAAGGTTCTTTACCCCACGCTTTTTCGTGAGATTGAAGATGGCGACCTGTTCATAGGCCGGACTGATTTCCTGCCTATTGGTTTTGGTTGCGTAACCTCCGTGGGCGGTGTCGGACATTACTGTGTATTCAGCAAGCTCAGAAAGTTTCAAAAAGAACTGCCTGATGCAGAAAAACCAAGGGTAGACGCTCTGTATAATTATTGGCTTGACCATGACACTAAAACCCTGTATTGCAAGGATGTATTAACTGATACGACAGTCGGTGCTTTTATTGATTGTGAATATCCGATGATCGCCACGGCCCGTTTATCCGGTATGATGCTGGATTACCGGAAATTGATGGATCTTGGCATTGACGGATTGCGTAAGGAAATCAAGCAATGCATGGTGAAAAGCCCGGAAAACACCTTTTATCAGGCGCTGTTGTCTTGCCTTGATCTTTTTGTAGTTAGTGCGGTGTATTTGCAAAAAATGGCTGAACGCCACATGTCAAATGCTTCGTCTAAGCGGCAAAAAGAACTGAAACGGATTATTGACAGCCTGGAAGTGGTGAAGACAGACAAGCCCCATAATTTTCATCAGGCATTGCAATTGTTCTGGCTGTTTGCGCTGCTGGCCGGTGTTATTAATTACGGACGGATGGACGATGTTCTTGGTCCTTATCTGGCCAAAGACCTGGAAGAAGGCCGGATGAACGAACAGGAAGCGTATGATTGCATTAAGTCCCTGTGGACCATGATCGAGAATCGCCGTACAACGGTTAACGGCCGGATCATTGTTGGTGGCCGTGGTCGGCGCAATCCAAAAGAAGCAGACGTTTTTCTACGCATTGCAATGAAAGTGGCTTATGATTGCCGGTATGTGGAGCCTCAATTTACCCTTCGTTTTGACAAAAACACGCCGGAAGACATTATAGATATGGCCTTGGATTGCCTAGGGGTTGGCGCTACCTATCCGACTTTATACAATGATGATGTCAATATTCCTGCCGTTCAGTTCGGTATGCGCGTTGATGAGCAAACTGCGGAACAGTATGTGCCGTTTGGTTGTACCGAATTCGTTATTCAGGGGCAGAGCACCGGTACGCCCAATGTTTGTTTAAACCTGTTGAAACTGCTGACCATCACGTTAAACGAGGGGATTGATCCCATGGATGGCCAGTACAAGGCGGGACAGGTGGTTATCCCGCCGGTAAGCGAGTTTACAACCTTTGAAGCTCTGTACCAGTGTTATAAGCGCCTGCTGGATTATTATATTGAGCTGTCCATTAAAGCGCAGATGCATTCCTATAAGGTAATGAACGACCAGGTTTCCTTCCTGTTTACCAGCATGCTGATGGATGATTGTATTGATCGAGGTAAGGCGTTGCTGGATGGCGGTGTTCGTTATCTTGGTGGGACGAATGAAACTTATGGCAACATCAATACGTCTGACTCTTTAGTGGCTATTAAGCACTTGGTTTACGATACTGGCAAATATACTTTGGAGCAGATTGTCAAGGCAACACGGGCGAATTTTGCGGGTTACGAAAATATCCGCAAGGATTGTCTAGCCTGTGATAAATATGGCAATGATCTTGATACGGCAGATGATTTGGCGGTGGATCTTTATAACCATGTCGCCATGGGAGTGCGCGACAGTGGGATTAAGGCCGGTATGCAATATTATCTGATTGTAATCAGCAACAACCAGGTCAATACGGAATGGGGCCGCCGTACCGCCGCATCTCCAGATGGCCGGTTGACCGGAATGTATATGAATCCGGCCAACAACCCCCAGGGTGGCGCTGATAAAAACGGACCTACGGCTATGCTGAATTCCCTGGCGAAATTCGATCCCAAATATCATGGCGGTTCGGTGCAGAATATCAAGTTCACCCGAAGAATGTTTAAGGAAAATCGACAGGTTATCAAAGCTCTGTTCAAAACCTATTTTGAAAAAGGCGGTTGTCATTTGATGGTGACGGTTCTTGATAAGGGGGTTTTGGAAGACGCTGTAAAACGTCCCGAACTGTATCCCAACCTTCTTGTCCGTGTCAGTGGATTTTCGGCGGTGTTTGTTAATTTGGCACCGGATATCCAGCAAGAGGTAATGAGTCGTGTACTATATGATTAA
- a CDS encoding sigma-54-dependent transcriptional regulator: MGRKESVYNTLHSLSQKIRLEKFKGKDRVGFNVYDLEAILGIDRTNISRILNTLFREGSVIKVIGKPVLFISKQAVEELLNMQLSDNVLEVSNQCEIIENHNREDYVVDYEEPDKDVFQDLIGYDKSLKKQIEQAKAAITYPPYGLTTLLLGQTGVGKTLFASMMYKFAVHLGKRRENSQFVVFNCADYSYNPQLIVAQLFGYTQGAFTGADQEKSGLVEKADGGVLFLDEVHRLPPEAQEMLFYLMDHGIYRRLGEIESTRKARPFIIAATTEEPSSNLLNTFMRRIPVSIRLPSLDARGLDERFSLIKQIFKQEANVIDKVLVLSSQVIKYFLTYECKGNIGQLKGDIKLVCARAYMRTLAENERKLIIDSNILMESFDEDKIKLRHYTKRLGNIYIQDPTIIKPSEKSIDFDTPMEFETSIYKFIKNQLYTYSEEAVQEKKNDPINMVKNYFASFLDYYKGNEKDQREKLLHFVDEKIIEVIRKFLEIALTKYKLNIDFYYVTPLTMHINAIIQQLNRNIKIQGKLLDEKDAAGLSLYLELSQELTALLEKDLGVNIPQGEVIVLALLIKNIIEDEKKHGTVPILVMAHGDGVASSISNVANYLIGNVCVYHIDMPFEEKWEMVFNKAIELCKKIHSNEGILLFIDMGSLYNIGVEITKATGIPIKVVSYANTLLVLEAAQKSYYGKMTLNELFYEIQKIKRDMYYSEDLQVLQNDNFDEDDLYIVTICMTGSGTAVKLKEMLEEQFLFGTEVKIKAIDVNTIDNLEQGIVDLCEGHKPLAVIGTIRPKHLNSHFISLEEVIFGQGLVWIEKLLMKYGVFAKRVKPFNEKRGNNSNIMDFNNAAMISVIKNYLYYLDPGKTLENVLIAIERIEDNFSEDLTRNTCTNLIVHICCMLERLLFSDKNEKTVYDEKIIPHASYLNDPIKELGYKYKVEIPFEEKKAIHEIIRYGMQATND; encoded by the coding sequence CTAGGTATAGACCGGACAAATATAAGTAGGATTTTAAATACTTTATTTCGGGAAGGATCAGTTATTAAAGTCATTGGTAAACCTGTGTTATTTATCAGTAAGCAAGCAGTAGAAGAATTGTTAAACATGCAGTTAAGTGATAATGTACTGGAAGTTTCTAACCAATGTGAGATTATTGAAAATCATAACAGGGAAGATTATGTGGTTGATTATGAGGAGCCTGACAAAGATGTGTTTCAGGACTTGATTGGGTATGATAAGAGTTTAAAAAAGCAAATAGAGCAAGCAAAAGCTGCAATAACATATCCTCCTTATGGTCTTACCACATTACTTTTAGGGCAAACAGGAGTAGGAAAAACATTATTTGCCAGCATGATGTACAAGTTTGCCGTACATTTAGGCAAAAGACGAGAGAACTCTCAATTTGTGGTGTTTAACTGTGCTGATTATTCCTACAACCCTCAACTTATTGTTGCACAGCTTTTTGGCTATACACAAGGTGCTTTTACGGGAGCAGACCAAGAAAAAAGTGGATTAGTAGAGAAGGCTGATGGTGGTGTTTTATTTCTTGATGAAGTACATCGTTTGCCACCGGAAGCGCAGGAAATGTTATTTTATTTAATGGACCATGGTATATACAGAAGGTTAGGCGAAATTGAAAGTACCCGTAAAGCAAGACCTTTTATTATTGCTGCGACCACAGAAGAACCAAGCTCTAATTTATTGAATACGTTTATGCGTAGAATACCGGTTAGCATTCGTTTGCCGTCATTGGACGCAAGGGGATTGGATGAACGGTTCAGTTTAATTAAGCAAATATTTAAACAAGAAGCCAATGTCATTGATAAAGTGCTCGTATTGTCTTCTCAGGTTATTAAATATTTTTTAACATATGAATGTAAAGGTAATATAGGTCAGTTAAAAGGTGATATAAAGCTTGTTTGTGCCAGAGCGTATATGAGAACTTTAGCTGAAAACGAAAGAAAGCTAATCATTGATAGTAACATTTTGATGGAAAGTTTTGATGAAGATAAAATTAAATTGCGACATTATACAAAACGATTAGGAAATATTTATATTCAGGATCCAACGATTATTAAACCGAGTGAAAAAAGCATAGATTTTGATACTCCGATGGAATTTGAAACAAGTATATATAAATTTATAAAAAATCAATTATATACATATTCGGAAGAGGCTGTGCAAGAGAAGAAAAACGACCCCATTAACATGGTGAAAAATTATTTTGCCAGTTTTCTAGATTATTATAAAGGCAATGAAAAAGATCAAAGAGAAAAATTACTTCATTTTGTAGATGAAAAGATCATTGAAGTAATCAGGAAATTTTTAGAAATTGCCTTGACGAAGTATAAACTGAACATTGACTTTTATTATGTAACACCGCTGACTATGCATATTAATGCGATTATTCAACAACTAAATAGAAATATTAAAATCCAAGGGAAATTATTGGATGAAAAAGATGCTGCTGGTTTAAGCTTATATTTAGAGTTAAGTCAAGAATTAACTGCGCTGCTGGAAAAGGATTTGGGTGTAAATATACCACAAGGAGAGGTTATAGTACTGGCTTTACTTATAAAAAATATAATTGAAGATGAAAAAAAACATGGAACTGTACCGATTTTGGTTATGGCTCATGGCGATGGAGTAGCATCCAGTATAAGTAACGTAGCAAATTATTTAATTGGAAATGTTTGTGTGTATCATATAGATATGCCCTTTGAAGAGAAGTGGGAAATGGTCTTTAATAAAGCGATTGAGCTGTGCAAAAAGATTCATTCTAATGAAGGGATTTTGCTCTTTATTGACATGGGATCATTATATAATATCGGAGTGGAAATCACGAAAGCTACCGGAATACCGATAAAAGTAGTTAGCTATGCTAATACTCTTTTGGTTCTTGAAGCGGCGCAAAAAAGCTATTACGGAAAAATGACGCTAAATGAACTATTTTATGAAATACAAAAAATTAAACGTGATATGTATTATAGTGAAGATCTTCAAGTACTGCAAAATGACAATTTTGATGAAGATGATTTATATATTGTAACAATTTGCATGACCGGTAGCGGTACGGCGGTAAAATTGAAAGAAATGCTGGAAGAGCAATTTTTATTTGGTACAGAAGTAAAAATTAAAGCTATAGATGTAAACACAATTGATAATTTAGAACAAGGAATTGTCGATTTGTGTGAAGGCCATAAACCTTTGGCTGTAATTGGTACTATACGGCCTAAACATTTAAATTCTCATTTCATTTCTTTGGAAGAGGTAATTTTTGGACAGGGATTAGTATGGATTGAAAAATTATTGATGAAATATGGAGTTTTTGCTAAGCGAGTCAAACCATTCAATGAAAAAAGAGGAAATAATTCAAACATTATGGATTTTAATAATGCCGCTATGATATCTGTAATAAAAAATTATTTATATTATTTAGATCCAGGAAAAACATTAGAAAATGTTCTAATAGCAATTGAAAGAATTGAAGATAATTTTAGCGAAGACTTAACCAGAAACACCTGTACGAATTTAATCGTTCATATTTGTTGCATGTTGGAAAGATTGCTGTTCTCTGATAAGAATGAAAAAACTGTTTATGATGAAAAGATTATCCCTCATGCTTCATACTTAAATGACCCAATAAAAGAATTAGGTTATAAATACAAAGTCGAAATTCCTTTTGAAGAGAAAAAAGCTATCCATGAAATTATCCGTTATGGAATGCAAGCTACCAATGATTAG